Proteins co-encoded in one Microbacterium hydrocarbonoxydans genomic window:
- a CDS encoding DUF3027 domain-containing protein: MTSKPDVDQRLVDAHDLALAALHEITPASTVGPAAGFLPEDDGSLSLRFENRLPGYPGWYWTVTVARVDEEDPTVLEVELMPGDGALLAPEWVPWAERLAEYRAHQAELAEQAAAAAEADPDADDADGIEDDELDDIDEDEDDLDDDDDSDDDDDDDLDEDELAAEPRVLHAGDLDGVDIDELDDSAAADDEDDDSEDPGDEDDESEDPDDEDSDDEDSDDEIDSDDEDSDDEE, from the coding sequence ATGACCTCGAAGCCTGACGTCGACCAGCGTCTCGTCGACGCCCATGATCTCGCGCTCGCGGCGCTGCATGAGATCACGCCGGCCTCGACCGTCGGTCCGGCGGCCGGATTCCTTCCCGAGGACGACGGCTCGCTCTCTCTGCGGTTCGAGAACCGCCTTCCCGGCTACCCGGGCTGGTACTGGACCGTCACGGTCGCGCGGGTCGACGAGGAGGACCCCACGGTCCTCGAGGTCGAGCTGATGCCGGGCGACGGTGCTCTGCTCGCCCCGGAATGGGTGCCATGGGCCGAGCGTCTGGCCGAGTACCGTGCACACCAGGCCGAGCTGGCCGAGCAGGCTGCCGCGGCCGCCGAGGCTGATCCCGACGCGGATGACGCGGATGGGATCGAAGACGACGAGCTCGATGACATCGACGAGGACGAGGACGACCTCGATGATGACGACGACTCGGACGACGACGACGACGATGATCTCGACGAGGACGAGCTGGCGGCGGAGCCGCGCGTGCTGCACGCGGGCGACCTCGACGGGGTCGACATCGATGAGCTCGACGATTCGGCGGCTGCCGACGACGAGGACGATGACTCCGAGGATCCGGGCGACGAGGACGACGAGTCCGAGGATCCGGACGACGAGGATTCGGACGACGAGGATTCCGACGACGAGATCGATTCCGACGACGAGGATTCCGACGACGAGGAGTGA
- a CDS encoding M23 family metallopeptidase: MVRDIESPAKTSEDRAIARSTRAATSARKVAKPLRSVAIFGAVGALVAAVALPAYASTTPTEAAATTLQQLAADDSQSLVVASAATAASLNRGTFTATTPDEIAKKKAEEAAAARAAAAASAAAASVASSGGNFNTGNYALVSPGSGEVRYPLPQGSYNVSRTVGGAHQGADMLAPAGTPIYAAAAGVVRASAESIGGYGVAVMLDSVVGGQRVQTTYGHMIYGSRQVQAGDTVAAGQLIGFVGSTGRSTANHLHFEVWVNGGLMEPIAWLGANAG, translated from the coding sequence TTGGTCAGAGACATCGAATCACCCGCGAAGACATCTGAAGATCGAGCAATCGCCCGCAGCACACGCGCGGCAACGAGTGCACGCAAGGTCGCGAAGCCCCTGCGTTCGGTCGCCATCTTCGGGGCAGTCGGTGCTCTCGTCGCCGCGGTCGCGCTGCCGGCCTACGCATCCACCACGCCCACCGAGGCTGCTGCGACGACTCTCCAGCAGCTTGCAGCCGACGACTCGCAGTCGCTCGTCGTCGCCTCGGCCGCAACCGCAGCATCTCTCAACCGCGGAACCTTCACCGCCACCACCCCCGACGAGATCGCCAAGAAGAAGGCAGAAGAAGCAGCAGCGGCCCGTGCCGCAGCGGCAGCCTCGGCGGCGGCAGCGTCGGTCGCATCATCCGGCGGCAACTTCAACACCGGAAACTACGCTCTCGTATCGCCCGGCTCCGGCGAGGTCCGCTATCCCCTTCCTCAGGGCTCGTACAACGTCAGCCGCACGGTGGGAGGCGCGCACCAGGGAGCCGACATGCTGGCTCCTGCGGGCACGCCGATCTATGCGGCCGCCGCTGGTGTGGTCCGGGCATCCGCCGAGAGCATCGGCGGCTACGGCGTCGCGGTCATGCTCGACAGCGTCGTCGGCGGTCAGCGTGTGCAGACCACCTACGGTCACATGATCTACGGTTCGCGTCAGGTGCAGGCAGGCGACACGGTGGCCGCAGGGCAGCTGATCGGTTTCGTCGGAAGCACCGGTCGCTCCACGGCGAATCACCTTCACTTCGAGGTCTGGGTCAACGGCGGGCTCATGGAGCCGATCGCCTGGCTCGGCGCCAACGCCGGCTGA
- a CDS encoding 2-isopropylmalate synthase, with amino-acid sequence MYTPFPTLSTPAGPVPESSPRWNRQRRSQMPSHRYASVYDRVPVPLDDREWPSAQLVSAPLWVPVDLRDGNQALAEPMDPARKRRFFELLIAMGYKEIEVGYPSASQTDYDFVRLLATSDIAPDDVTVVVFTAARRDLIERTIESVRGIDNPVVIHVYTATAPTWRDVVLGKDREQLKDLILSAGRDVLELTGDRPGIRFQFSPEVFNLTEPDYVLDVCDAMTTLWDASSERPVILNLPATVEVATPNVYADQIEYMHRNLARREGVILSVHPHNDRGTGVACAELAVLAGAQRVEGCVFGNGERTGNVDIATLALNLHAQGIDPMIDFSDIDEIRRTVEHCNGIDVHPRHPYVGDLVHTAFSGTHQDAIRKGLAEHEARAEALGRDPRDQRWLVPYLPIDPTDIGRSYDAVIRVNSQSGKGGIAYLLEKEFGIQLPRRLQIEFGRTVQAHADRVGDELTARDLWDLFERTYLPAPASELPALTDYRLEGPVEGLVSTLAESGIVIDVLAVHQTSIGGGTTADALTLLEYRDAHGTAWTGGRAASVRDSTFDAVMRAASCSGRATRPEEECPRLDSNQRPAL; translated from the coding sequence ATGTACACACCCTTCCCCACACTCTCCACCCCCGCGGGCCCCGTGCCCGAGTCGTCGCCGCGGTGGAACCGTCAACGGCGGTCTCAGATGCCGTCGCACCGCTATGCGTCCGTGTACGACCGCGTTCCCGTGCCGCTCGACGACCGGGAATGGCCGTCGGCGCAGCTCGTCAGCGCGCCGCTGTGGGTGCCGGTCGATCTGCGGGACGGCAATCAGGCGCTCGCCGAGCCCATGGACCCGGCGCGCAAGCGGCGCTTCTTCGAGCTCCTCATCGCGATGGGCTACAAGGAGATCGAGGTCGGATACCCGTCGGCGTCCCAGACGGACTACGACTTCGTCCGGCTCCTCGCCACGTCGGACATCGCTCCCGACGACGTCACTGTCGTCGTCTTCACCGCCGCACGCCGAGACCTGATCGAGCGGACGATCGAATCGGTTCGCGGCATCGACAATCCTGTCGTGATACATGTCTACACGGCGACCGCCCCCACCTGGCGAGACGTGGTGCTCGGCAAGGACCGCGAACAGTTGAAGGATCTGATCCTCTCGGCGGGCCGGGATGTGCTCGAACTCACCGGGGATCGTCCGGGCATCCGGTTCCAGTTCTCTCCCGAGGTCTTCAACCTCACCGAACCCGACTACGTGCTCGACGTCTGCGATGCGATGACCACACTCTGGGATGCGTCGTCGGAACGCCCCGTGATCCTCAACCTGCCCGCGACGGTCGAGGTGGCGACACCGAACGTGTACGCCGACCAGATCGAGTACATGCACCGCAATCTCGCCCGACGAGAGGGGGTGATCCTCTCCGTGCACCCTCACAACGACCGTGGCACCGGGGTCGCGTGCGCCGAGCTCGCAGTGCTCGCCGGGGCCCAGCGAGTCGAGGGATGCGTCTTCGGCAACGGCGAGCGCACAGGCAATGTCGACATCGCCACTCTCGCCCTCAACCTGCACGCCCAGGGGATCGATCCCATGATCGACTTCTCCGACATCGATGAGATCCGTCGCACGGTCGAACACTGCAACGGTATCGACGTGCACCCCCGGCATCCCTACGTCGGCGATCTCGTGCACACCGCCTTCAGCGGCACCCACCAGGACGCCATCAGGAAAGGGCTCGCCGAGCACGAGGCCCGCGCTGAGGCGCTGGGCAGGGATCCTCGCGATCAGCGCTGGCTGGTGCCGTACCTGCCGATCGATCCCACCGACATCGGTCGCAGCTACGACGCGGTCATCAGGGTCAACTCACAGTCAGGGAAAGGCGGCATCGCGTATCTCCTCGAGAAGGAGTTCGGTATCCAGCTGCCCCGACGTCTCCAGATCGAGTTCGGCAGGACGGTGCAGGCCCATGCCGACCGTGTCGGAGACGAGCTGACAGCGCGCGACCTCTGGGACCTGTTCGAGCGCACGTATCTTCCCGCTCCGGCGAGCGAACTCCCCGCTCTGACGGACTACCGGCTCGAAGGCCCCGTGGAAGGTCTGGTGTCGACTCTGGCCGAGTCCGGCATCGTGATCGACGTCCTCGCCGTCCACCAGACGAGCATCGGAGGAGGCACGACGGCGGATGCTCTCACCCTGCTCGAGTATCGCGACGCCCACGGCACGGCGTGGACCGGCGGACGAGCGGCCTCCGTGCGGGACTCGACCTTCGACGCCGTGATGCGGGCTGCATCCTGCAGCGGGCGGGCGACGAGGCCTGAAGAAGAGTGCCCTCGACTGGATTCGAACCAGCGACCTGCCCTTTAG
- a CDS encoding metal-dependent transcriptional regulator, which translates to MTDLIDTTEMYLRTILELEEENIVPLRARISERLGHSGPTVSQTVGRMERDGLVVVSEDRTLELTDAGRRKAVDVMRKHRLAERLLSDVIGLDWAYVHEEACRWEHVMSEQVERRLVELLGHPTESPYGNPIPGLDQLGDTPARTFDEGVIGLVQKLNAAGAPIEGTVRRLAEPAQVDPELLEQLRDAGVVPGAKGDYRFNEGYVLIQMEGKDDGLELPVELASHIFLVGEPA; encoded by the coding sequence ATGACGGACTTGATCGACACCACGGAGATGTATCTCCGCACCATCCTCGAACTCGAGGAGGAGAACATCGTGCCGCTGCGCGCGCGCATCTCCGAGCGCCTCGGCCACTCCGGTCCCACGGTCTCGCAGACGGTGGGCCGCATGGAACGCGACGGTCTCGTCGTCGTGTCGGAAGACCGCACGCTCGAACTGACCGACGCGGGGCGCCGCAAGGCCGTCGACGTCATGCGCAAGCATCGTCTCGCCGAGCGGCTGCTGTCCGACGTGATCGGCCTCGACTGGGCCTACGTGCACGAAGAGGCGTGCAGGTGGGAGCACGTGATGAGCGAGCAGGTCGAGCGCCGCCTCGTCGAGCTCCTCGGTCATCCCACCGAGTCTCCGTACGGCAACCCGATCCCGGGTCTCGACCAGTTGGGCGACACCCCTGCGCGCACGTTCGACGAGGGTGTCATCGGTCTCGTCCAGAAGCTCAATGCCGCCGGCGCTCCCATCGAGGGCACCGTGCGTCGCCTCGCGGAGCCCGCGCAGGTCGATCCCGAACTGCTCGAGCAGCTCCGCGACGCCGGGGTCGTTCCGGGCGCCAAGGGCGACTACCGTTTCAATGAGGGGTACGTCCTCATCCAGATGGAGGGCAAGGACGACGGCCTCGAGCTTCCGGTCGAGCTCGCCTCGCACATCTTCCTGGTCGGCGAGCCGGCCTGA
- the serC gene encoding phosphoserine transaminase: MAIEIPRDLLPVDGRFGCGPSKVRTEQLEALLAAGPTLLGTSHRQAPVKNLVGSVREQLAALFRLPEGYEIIVGNGGSTAFWDAAAFGLIERRSQNLVFGEFGGKFAASAAAPWLEAPDVRKAEPGSRVAAEIVEGVDVYAWPHNETSTGVAAPVERVVAEGALTVIDATSAAGGIDFDAARADVYYFAPQKNLGSDGGLWFAAVSPAAIDRIERIAASGRYIPEFLSLKNAVDNSRLNQTLNTPALTTLHLLDSQLRWINGNGGLAWAGARTAESSNVLYDWAAASAVATAFVTDAAHRSPVVVTIDFDDAIDAAAIAKTLRANGIVDTEPYRKLGRNQLRVATFVSIEPDDVRQLTRAIDYVLEHQGD; this comes from the coding sequence ATGGCGATCGAGATTCCCCGTGACCTTCTGCCCGTCGACGGCCGCTTCGGCTGCGGCCCATCGAAGGTGCGCACCGAACAGCTCGAGGCGCTGCTGGCGGCGGGGCCCACTCTGCTGGGCACTTCGCACCGGCAGGCACCCGTGAAGAACCTCGTGGGCAGCGTCCGCGAGCAGCTCGCGGCGCTGTTCCGTCTTCCCGAGGGGTACGAGATCATCGTCGGCAACGGCGGATCGACGGCTTTCTGGGACGCAGCGGCCTTCGGCCTGATCGAGCGCCGCAGCCAGAACCTGGTCTTCGGCGAGTTCGGCGGCAAGTTCGCCGCATCCGCCGCAGCACCGTGGCTCGAAGCACCCGACGTCCGCAAGGCCGAGCCCGGCTCCCGCGTCGCGGCCGAGATCGTCGAAGGCGTCGACGTCTACGCGTGGCCGCACAACGAGACGTCGACCGGCGTCGCCGCCCCCGTCGAGCGCGTCGTCGCTGAGGGAGCGCTCACGGTGATCGACGCGACCAGCGCGGCCGGAGGCATCGACTTCGACGCGGCCCGGGCCGACGTCTACTACTTCGCGCCGCAGAAGAACCTCGGCTCCGATGGGGGCCTCTGGTTCGCGGCCGTCTCCCCCGCCGCGATCGACCGCATCGAGCGCATCGCCGCATCCGGCCGATACATCCCCGAGTTCCTCAGCCTGAAGAACGCGGTCGACAACTCCCGACTCAACCAGACGCTCAACACTCCCGCACTCACCACCCTGCACCTGCTCGACAGCCAGCTTCGCTGGATCAACGGCAACGGCGGGCTCGCATGGGCGGGGGCGCGAACGGCCGAGTCCTCGAACGTGCTGTACGACTGGGCGGCGGCCTCTGCCGTCGCCACTGCGTTCGTGACGGATGCCGCGCACCGGTCGCCGGTCGTCGTGACGATCGACTTCGACGACGCGATCGACGCCGCAGCGATCGCCAAGACGCTGCGCGCGAACGGCATCGTCGACACCGAGCCCTACCGCAAGCTCGGTCGGAACCAGCTGCGCGTGGCGACCTTCGTCTCGATCGAACCCGACGATGTGCGTCAGCTGACGCGCGCGATCGACTACGTCCTCGAGCACCAGGGCGACTGA
- a CDS encoding FCD domain-containing protein: protein MAQIHRAPLADQAADILLARIGAGEWQLGQKLPGETTLAAQLGVGRSTVREAIRQLAGRKVLATRQGSGVFVTALEAPEDWDAVLRRADIVAVIEARTAIETEAAALAATRRTTADIRAIRRALDGRRTHLSGVEAHVDADTAFHRSIVVAAHNPILLDLFDGFTPRLRQAMVEMLRLRGDDGGQADDDRHALLADAVAARDSARAAAESRSHLASLARTLG from the coding sequence ATGGCTCAGATCCATCGCGCCCCGCTCGCCGATCAGGCCGCCGACATCCTTCTGGCGCGCATCGGCGCGGGGGAATGGCAGCTCGGGCAGAAGCTGCCGGGCGAGACGACTCTCGCGGCGCAGCTCGGCGTCGGTCGATCGACGGTCCGCGAGGCCATCCGGCAGCTGGCCGGCCGCAAGGTCCTCGCGACCCGTCAGGGGTCAGGAGTCTTCGTCACGGCACTCGAGGCGCCGGAGGACTGGGATGCTGTGCTGCGCCGTGCCGACATCGTCGCCGTCATCGAGGCACGCACAGCGATCGAGACGGAGGCTGCCGCTCTGGCGGCGACCCGTCGTACGACGGCGGACATCCGGGCGATCCGCCGTGCGCTCGACGGTCGCAGAACTCACTTGTCGGGTGTCGAGGCGCATGTCGATGCGGACACCGCCTTCCACCGCAGCATCGTGGTCGCAGCCCACAATCCGATTCTGCTCGACCTGTTCGACGGGTTCACTCCACGCCTGCGTCAGGCGATGGTCGAAATGCTTCGGCTCCGCGGCGACGACGGTGGCCAGGCAGACGACGACCGCCACGCACTGCTCGCCGACGCCGTCGCGGCGCGGGATTCAGCACGGGCGGCCGCCGAGAGCCGCAGCCATCTCGCCAGCCTTGCGAGGACTCTGGGCTGA
- a CDS encoding HNH endonuclease gives MRTLVLNAGYEPLAIVSFKRALVLVMNDKASVIERVEDDPVWGSHGVYDRPAVIILSRYVRIPVSRRVPVTRRGVLRRDDHRCGYCGKAASTIDHVLPRSRGGADSWENLVACCLRCNNIKSDRTPQEMRWALRFTPRPPHGTAWTVRGTERSDPRWEPYLALAA, from the coding sequence ATGCGCACACTGGTACTGAACGCGGGATACGAGCCCCTGGCGATCGTGTCGTTCAAGAGAGCACTGGTCCTGGTCATGAACGACAAGGCCTCGGTGATCGAACGCGTGGAGGATGACCCCGTCTGGGGGAGCCACGGCGTGTACGACCGGCCGGCGGTGATAATCCTGTCGCGCTATGTGCGCATCCCCGTGAGCAGACGGGTTCCCGTCACGCGGCGCGGGGTGCTGCGGCGTGACGACCACCGGTGCGGCTACTGCGGCAAGGCGGCCTCGACGATCGACCACGTGCTGCCGCGTTCGCGCGGTGGTGCGGATTCCTGGGAGAACCTGGTCGCGTGCTGCCTCCGCTGCAACAACATCAAGAGCGACCGCACCCCGCAGGAGATGCGGTGGGCGTTGCGATTCACGCCGCGTCCCCCGCACGGCACGGCATGGACCGTGCGGGGAACCGAGCGCAGCGACCCCCGCTGGGAGCCGTACTTGGCGTTGGCCGCATGA